The genomic stretch AAGACGCAATGGGAACGGAGTTTTCTGCAGCCTATCTTAAGCTCAAGCACAATGAGTGGAACGCTTATGCCGGTCATTTCACGCAATGGGAAAGAGCCAATGCGCTGGATGTCTAGGCAGGGCGAGCGGCTGCAATGATCTGAGGATGATCGCCGTGAAACTTATGGGCGCCGGGCTTTCCGGCGCCTTATCATTGGGTTAGAGACGCACGGCGCATACCTGGACCAGGAGAGACAAAGACAATGACGAGTTACGTACTGACCGTATCCTGCAAATCGACGCGTGGCATCGTGGCCGCGATTTCGGGCTATCTGGCCGAGCAGGGCTGCAACATCGTCGACTCGTCGCAATTTGATGACCTGGACACCGGCAAGTTCTTCATGCGCGTCTCCTTCATCTCCGAAAAGAGCGCGACACTCGACGATTTGCAGACAGGCTTTGTTCCGATCGCCACAGAGCTCGGCATGGACTATGAGCTCCATGATGCGGCAAAGCGGATGAAGGTCCTGCTAATGGTATCGCGCTTCGGACACTGCCTCAACGACCTACTCTATCGCTGGAAGATCGGCGCTCTGCCAATCGAGATCGTGGGCGTTGTCTCCAACCACTTCGATTACCAGAAGGTCGTCGTCAATCACGACATCCCCTTCCACCACATCAAGGTGACCAAGGAAAACAAGCCGCAGGCCGAGGCACAGCTCATGGAACTGGTCGAGCAGACCGGCGCCGAGCTGATCGTGCTAGCCCGCTATATGCAGGTTCTATCCGACAGCCTCTGCCAGAAGATGTCCGGCAAGATCATCAACATTCATCACTCGTTTCTGCCGTCCTTCAAGGGCGCCAATCCCTACAAGCAGGCCTTTGAGCGCGGCGTGAAACTGATCGGAGCCACAGCGCATTACGTGACCGCCGATCTTGATGAAGGTCCGATCATCGAGCAGGACACGGTGCGCGTCACCCATGCCCAAAGCCCCGAAGACTATGTCTCACTGGGCCGCGACGTGGAAAGCCAGGTTCTGGCACGGGCTATCCACGCTCACATTCATCACCGCACTTTCATTAACGGCAACCGCACCGTTGTCTTCCCGGCAAGCCCAGGCTCCTACGCATCCGAGCGCATGGGCTGAAGGTAACCCTTGGATTCCCGGTGTCATTCAAGCGCCGGGATGGACGGAAATGTATGCTCTGCTAATCTCGCCGGACATGATTCTCTAGGGGGACGAACATGGCCGCAGATACGCTCCTCAACCGCACGAGACTGCCCCGGCCAGATGTTTCTGACCAGGATGCAGCCGACGTGCTGCGGGAGTATTTTGGTCTTGCGGGCGAGATCGAGGAGCTGGGGAGCCAGCAGGACCGGAATTTCCGTATCACCACAGAGACCGGTCGATTTGTCCTCAAGATTTGCCAGCCGGAATATGGCCTTGCGGAGCTTGAGGCACAGAACGCGGCCATGCAGCATCTTAGCAACCGCGTGGCGGATATCAGGGTGCCCCAGCCGGTCCCGGCCCTGAGCGGCCAAGAGATCATTACAGTCGAAATCAACGGCCAGTCCTATCGCGCCCGGGTCCTCTCCTATCTTGATGGCGAACCACTGACCCAGCACAAGTACCTGGCACCGGAGGTAATCGCAGCCTTTGGCGAGCTTGCCGCAAAGACGGCAAAGGGGTTGTCTGATTTTCGCCATCCCGGTCTCGTCCGCGAGATCCAATGGGACTTGCGGCGCGCCGGCCCTGTTGCCTTGCATCTGCTGAAATCAATCAGCGACCAAGAACGACGCGATACCATTGCCAAGGCGATGATCGTGACGGTCAAGCGCCTGCAGCCTTTGACATCACAATTGCGGGTTCAGGCGGTTCATCATGACATCACCGATGACAATATCGTCAGCCATCACAGCGAACACGGACGCCTGATACCGGACAGCGTCATCGACTTCGGTGATGTGATGGAGGGCTGGCTCGTCGCGGAACTTGCAGTTACTTGCGCAGCGCTTCTGCACCACGCGGATGGCGACCCCTTTGTGATCTTGCCCGCGGTGAAGGCCTTCCACCAGCATTACCCGCTGACAGAGCCTGAACTGAAGGCACTGTGGCCCCTGATCGTCGCCCGCGCCGGTATCCTGGTGGCAAGTTCTGAACAGCAATTGTCGATCGATCCCGACAACGACTATGTGCTCGGCAATGCCGCCCATGAGCGCGAAATTTTTGCTGTCGTCACTTCGGTTCCCTTTTCGCTCATGGAAACAGCAATCCTGGATGCTGCCGGCTTTGAGCTAGGTCCGATCGAAACCGTCATCAGCGGTCCCCTCTTGCCGTCGCTTGCACCGTCAGACATCCGTCTGACCGATCTCAGCAGCACAAGCGCCGAATTCGTGGAGGACAATTGGGCCGACCGCGAAATTGACTGGAAAGCATTGGCCAGAGCCGCGAGCGACACAGGTACCGCGTCCACCCGCTACGGGGAATATAGGCTGAGCTACACCCGCCTGCGCGCGCCTCAACCACCCGCAACATTTGCGCTTCATGTCGACATATGCCTGATTGGTGGCACAGAAGCGATTGCACCTTTTGATGCCACCGTCTTGCGTGATGGCCATCATGTCATCCTGGTTGGAAAAGACCTGTCGATCCATGTCGACGGGATTGACTGTGAGATAGAGGAAGGCGGCACCGTTGCTGCCGGTGACCGGCTCGGTCAGATCGCAGGCCCGGTGGGCGGCATTGGCGGTTTGCGTTTGCAACTCTGCCGCGACATCGACCTGGTCCCGCCGCTTTTCGCCAAGCCGCAACATGCCCATGTCTGGCAGATGCTTTGCCCCTCCCCTGCAGTCGTCCTCGGCTTCCCGGTGGAGGCCCCCGCACCGGAAACAGCAGCGCTCCTCGCCAAGCGGCAGCAGAACTTCGCCGCCTCACAGAAGCATTATTACGGCCATCCGCCGCAATTTGAGCGCGGCTGGAAGGAACACATGTTCAGTGTCGAGGGGCGTGCCTATCTCGATATGGTCAACAATGTGACGATCCTTGGCCATGGCCACCCGCGCCTGTCCGCTGCTATCGGCCGCCAATGGTCGATGCTCAATACAAATTCGCGTTTTCATTACGCAGCGGTAGCGGAATTCTCGGAGCGGCTGGCCAGTCTTGCACCGGATGGCCTCGATACGGTCTTTCTCGTGAATAGCGGATCGGAAGCCGTCGATCTCGCGCTGCGCCTCGCCTGGGCCCATACCGGACATCGGAACATCCTGAGCCTGCTGGAAGCCTATCATGGCTGGACAGTGGCAAGCGATGCCGTATCGACATCCATTGCTGACAACCCGAATGCCTTGGAAACAAGACCTGGTTGGGTGCGTCCGGTGCTTTCGCCAAATACCTATCGGGGCAGATTTCGCGGCGAGGATACCACTGCGGATTACGTTGCGGCGGTCGCCCAGAAGCTTGCCGAAATCGAGGCCGTGGGTGAAGGTCTTGCGGGCTTCATCGCCGAAAGCGTCTATGGCAATGCCGGCGGGATTGTCCTGCCAAAAGGATATCTGTCCGAAGTCTATGCGCGCGTGAGGGACAGAGGCGGTCTGTGCATCGCCGATGAAGTCCAGATCGGCTATGGCAGACTTGGTCACCACTTCTGGGGTTTCGAACACCAGGGGGTCATCCCGGACATCATCACGGTCGCCAAAGGCATGGGCAACGGCCATCCGCTCGGAGCAGTCATCACGCGTCGCGATATCGCTGACAGCCTTGAACGCGAGGGCTACTTCTTCTCCTCCTCCGGCGGCAGCCCGGTCAGCTCTGCTGTTGGGATGACAGTTCTCGACGTCATGGCAGATGAGCAGTTGCAGGAAAATGCGAGGACGGTAGGCGACCATCTCAAGTATCGGCTGGAAGGCCTGATTGATCAGTTTCCGATCGTCGGCGCTGTGCACGGCATGGGGCTTTACCTGGGTCTTGAATTCGTCCGCAATCGCCAAACTCTTGAGCCAGCAACACAGGAAACAACCGCAATCTGCAACAGGCTGCTGGATCTCGGCGTCATCATGCAACCCACCGGCGACCACCTTAACGTTCTGAAAATAAAGCCGCCTCTCTGTCTTTCGATTGAAAGTGCCGATTTCTTCGTCGACATGCTCGAAAAGGTGCTTTTGGAGGGCTGGTAACATGAATTGGCAGAGCGCGGCTTACTGTGTTTTCGCTAACGGCAAGAGCCGAAATTGAAACTAGGCTTAAACCGCTCGCAAACCCCGCGTGAAGGAACCTGAAACAGGTTCTTTCCTCAATTGAAGCAAAGAGCTTATCTGCATCCCAGACAGCAGGTCCTGCTGGAAAATGGGAATACCGGAAGTGACGGAAGTATCAGCAAGCCACTTAACCACGCTATGTGTTTTGATTTTCATACTTAAACAGCTCTTGGGTGACTTTTTTCTGCAGACAAGGTGGATGGCCAGCGGCAAGGAAAGTAAGACCGACTGGCTGCTGCCATTAGCGGCTCATGCCGCAATCCATGCAGCCCTAACGCTTTCGATTTGCCTAATATTTGCGCCACACCTGGCGTGGCTGGCAATCGTGGACTTCATCGTGCACTTCGTCATTGATCGTGCGAAAGCCGTTACCAAGATATCCTATGGACTGACCGCGGATCGGCGCGCCTATTGGTGGCTGTTTGGCACGGATCAGACGCTGCATCACCTGACGCATCTGGCTTTTGCCGCGACGATTGCGGCGTCTTTGGGCAAGACAGTAAGCTGAGCAGGAGGTGGCGGTCAGGGCACGGTTGACCGGGCTTCCGTTAATGCACTGTCCAACCAGGTTCGAAACGTGACGAGCGGCGGGTACTCGGCCCGGTCTTTCGGAAAGGCCAGATAGTAGCGTTGATCACTCTCGATTTCGCGATCAACGGCAGCGACAAGCTCACCGCGCCGCATCTCCTCCTGAATGAGAAAAACCGGCAGAAGCGCAACGCCAAGCCCTCCCATCGCCGCCTGCGATGCTGTTGCGAACTGGTCAAAAAGCATGCCATGCACACTCTCAAACGGAACCCGATTTTCTCGAAGCCATTTTTCCCAGGCGTCAGGGCGTGTCGTGAGGTGGAGGAGCGGCACCCTCAACATATCCTCCGGCTTTTCGATTCCGTGTGCAGCCTTGAAACTCGGACTGCAGGCGGGAATAGTCGTTTCGCGCATCAGGAATGTCAGCTGGGCACCCGGCCACACGGGCTCGCCGAAATGAATGGCTGCATCAATCGAATCGAGCCTGAAATCGAAGGGCGACAGACGCGTCACCAGATTGATGGTGATGCCCGGATTGGCCACCAGAAACTGCCCAAGCCGCGGCGCCAGCCACCGTGCTCCGAAGGTCGGAAGGATCGCGAGGTTGAGCGAACCTCCCTGCGGATTGGCTCTGAGATTGAGAGAGGCATTGGAAATCCGCCGAAGCGCTTCCCGGATTTCCCGCGCATAGCTGTCGCCGGCCACAGTGAGCCGGATTGTCTGCCGCTCCCTGTAAAATAATGTAACACCCAACTGCTCCTCCAGCGCCTTGATCTGGCGGCTGACCGCACTCTGGGTCAGATCAAGCTCGCGAGCGGCAGCCGTGACGCTGCCGGTGCGGGCTGCAGCCTCAAATGCGGTCAACAACGAGAGTGATGGCAGAAAGCGTCGAGCGGGCAGCATGTCATACCTCTTTGGAATGACCTATTGAGTTTTTATCGCTGGTAACGCTTATTTTGGTCTTCTAGACTTCGCAAGGTCGTACGAGAAGGAATGACCTGAGTTGAAGCTCTGTCACCTTCAATGGCTGCCGTGCCGGTCGTGACACGGCCGAGAACATTGCCCTTTCCGAGGCCAACAACATGCAGAACGATCCCCGTTCCCACGGACTTTGGGAAAAGACGGCACCGCCAGCACCGACCACCGCCGTGCTCGAAGAGGCTCAAAGCGCAGACGTCGTCATCATCGGCGCAGGCTATACCGGCCTTTCCTGCGCCCTGCATCTTGCGGAAGCCGGAAGCCGCGTGATCGTGCTTGAGGCCAAGGAGATCGGTTTTGGTGGTGCCGGCAGAAATGTGGGGCTGATCAATGCGGGCATGTGGGTCATGCCCGATGACCTTCCCGGCGAATTGGGTCCAGTTTACGGTGAGCGCCTGCTGGAGCTTCTCGGCAACGGCCCGTCGGTCGTGATGGAACTGATCGAGCGCCACCAGATTGCCTGCGAGCTTGAACGCCAGGGAACGCTCCATTGCGCTGTCGGCGATGCCGGTCTGAAGGAGATCGAAGCCCGCGCCGAACAGTGGCAGCGGCGCGGCGCTCCTGTCGAAATCCTGGACGCGACTGAAACCGAGGGCAAAATCGGCACAACAGCCTATCGCGGAGCGCTCATGGATCGACGAGCCGGGACATTGCAGCCGCTCGCCTATGTCCGCGGGCTCGCAGCCGCCGCAATCGGTGCTGGCGCGACCATCTGCACGATGAGCCCTGTTACAGGCTATGACCGCACGGCGACCGGATGGCGCGTGACAACGCCATCGGGTACAGTTGAGGCAGATTGGATCGTGGTGGCCACGGATGCCTATAGCCATGGCCCGTTCGCCGAGGTTCGGCAGGAGCAGGTACACCTCCCCTATTTCAATCTGGCCACAGCCCCCCTCGGCGACAACCTGCGCAAATCCATCCTGCATGAACGCCAGGGCTGCTGGGACACGAAGGAAATCCTCTCGTCCTTCCGCATGGATCACGCCGGACGCCTGGTCTTTGGCAGTGTCGGTGCGCTGCGGGGAACGGGACATGCTGTTCATACCGCATGGGCAAGGCGGGCTCTGCGATCGATTTTCCCGCAACTGGGAGAGGTCGCGTTTGAAAGTGAATGGTACGGGCAGATCGGCATGACGACCAATGCCTTGCCCCGCTTTCATCGCTTCGCGGACAATATCATCGGCTTTTCCGGCTATAATGGTCGCGGCATCGCGCCGGGAACGGTGTTCGGCAAGACGATTGCCCGTCATATCCTGGGTCAGATTGCTGAGGACGAACTGCCCCTGCCACTCACTGATCCAAAGGAGCCACCCTTCCGCAGCCTGAAGGAAGCGTGGTACGAGGCTGGCTCCCAAATCGCACACCTCGCCGGTGCGAGGATTTGAGACAACAAGCACAAAGACAATAAGGGACCATCACAATGACACTCGCCAATCTGAAACTCGCCCCCGAAGTTGCTACGCTCATGGCAAAATTCGGCGTTGATGCGGCAAGCCTCAACGGCGGCAGCCTTGCGGTTCGCAGCCCGATTACTGGCGAAACAATTGCGAAAGTCTCGGAAATTTCCAACACAGACGCCACCAAGGCTTTGGAAGCGGCCCATCAGGCCTTTCTCGAATGGCGCCTCGTCCCCGCGCCGAAGCGCGGCGAACTGATCCGCCTTCTGGGCGAAGAATTGCGTGCAGCCAAGGACGATCTCGGTCGCCTGGTCTCGCTGGAAGTCGGTAAGGTCACGTCGGAAGGCCTGGGCGAAGTCCAGGAAATGATCGACATCTGTGACTTTGCAGTCGGTCTGTCTCGCCAGCTTTATGGCCTGACCATCGCCACAGAACGCTCCGAACACCGGATGATGGAAACCTGGCATCCCTTGGGCGTCACCGGCATTATCTCCGCCTTCAACTTTCCGGTCGCTGTCTGGTCCTGGAATGCAGCGCTCGCCATCGTTTGCGGCAATCCGACGGTTTGGAAGCCATCGGAAAAGACGCCGCTGACTGCGATTGCCACGCAGGCCATTTTTGAAAAAGCCCTGAAGCGCTATGTGGCAGAAGGCGGATCGGCACCGTCGAATCTTTCGACCCTCCTGATCGGCGGTCGTGACATCGGCGAGATCCTGGTGGATCACCCGAAAGTGGCACTTGTTTCGGCGACCGGCTCGACCGCCATGGGACGCGCCGTTGGCCCGCGCGTTGCAGCCCGCTTCGGTCGCAGCATTCTGGAACTAGGTGGCAACAATGCTGCGATTGTTGGCCCGACCGCCGACCTCGATCTTACTCTGCGCGGCGTTGCCTTCTCTGCCATGGGTACAGCCGGTCAGCGCTGCACCAGCCTTCGCCGCCTCTTCGTTCACGAGAGCGTCTATGATGCGCTGGTGCCAAGCCTGATCAAGGCCTATGGCTCGGTGAAGATCGGCAATCCCCTCGAAGCCGGCACGCTGATTGGCCCGCTGGTCGACAAGGGTGCCTTTGATCGCATGCAGAGCGCACTGGAAGCCGCCAGAGCTGCCGGTGGCAAGGTAGCCGGCGGCGAGCGTGTTCACGACAGTGAACTGGCCGATGCATACTATGTTCGCCCGGCGCTTGTGGAAATGCCCGAACAAACCGGTCCGGTAATCGAGGAGACCTTTGCCCCGATCCTTTATGTGATGAAGTACAAGGACTTCGATGACGCGCTGGCCATGAACAATGCCGTTCCGCAGGGTCTCTCCTCTTCTGTCTTCACAAATGACATTCGTGAAGCGGAAGCTTTCGTCTCCGACCGTGGCTCCGACTGCGGCATCGCCAACGTCAACATCGGTCCGTCAGGCGCCGAAATCGGCGGTGCCTTTGGTGGCGAAAAGGAAACGGGCGGCGGGCGCGAGTCCGGCTCGGATGCCTGGAAGGCCTATATGCGGCGGGCGACCAACACGATCAATTTTGGTCGCACCCTGCCACTCGCCCAAGGTGTCAAGTTCGATATCGGTTGAGCCAGTCAGGGCTGGCGCAGCAAGGCGCTTCGCCGGCCCTTCGACCAAGGTGTCACCGCCTCCCACAACGCTTACTCTGGTCATCGGCCTGTAAATCAGGAAGACTAACCCTGTCGTTTTAACGACAACGGTAATCCCGACGCGACCGGAGGCAGAATGCAGCTTGAGGATCAATCCGAGGTCATCCGCTTTCTGTCTGACCCATCGACCTATGGTGCAACCGATAAGGTCGAAGTGATCGAAACCCATATCTCCGTGGTATTCCTTGTGGGAGATCGGGCGTTCAAGCTGAAGCGTGCGGTGAAACTACCCTATGCGGATTTCTCCACCCCTGACTTGAGGCGCCATTACTGCCAGCGGGAGCTTGAGCTCAACGGTCGGGCAGCGCCTGAAATCTATCGCGCGATCCGTCGGATTACCCGGAGCCGAGATGGCAGCCTTGTGTTCGAAGGCTCCGGTGAACCAGTCGATTTCGTTGTCGAAATGCTGCGGTTCGATCAACGTGATCTCTTCGATCGCATGGCTGCGGACCATCGTCTGACCACTGCGATCATGGAGGAGACGGCAGATCGCATCATCGCCTTCCACAAGACTGCACCCATCATGCACACCGAAGGGGGAGCAGCAAACATCGCGGGTGTCCTGGCAATCAACGAGGCCGGCTTTCAGACCAGTCATGTCTTCGATGACGCCGTCATTGAGGCCTTGAATCGGCGCTTTCGCCAGATGCTGGATCAACACGCCACACTGCTCAATCAGCGCGAGACACACGGCTGCGTGCGTCTCTGCCACGGCGATCTGCATTTGCGTAACCTCTTTTTTGGCGCAGATGGCCCGCGCATGTTCGATTGCATCGATTTCAACGACAAGATCGCAACCATCGACACTCTTTACGATCTCGCTTTCCTGCTGATGGATCTCTGGCACGGCGGCGAGAAGCACTTTGCCAATATCGTGATGAACCGGTACCTCGACCGCACAGACGAGGAAATCGGCCTGGCGCTCCTCCCCTTCTTCATGGCAGTACGCGCGGCCATCCGCGCCCATGTCACAGGTACGCGCATAGAGGAAGATGGTGACCACGACGGCTCTTTGACCGCATCTGCAGTCAGCTATGTTGATCTGGCGTCCGATCTCTTGAAGAAACAGCAACCCGTTCTGATCGCGCTTGGAGGTCTCAGCGGCTCCGGTAAATCGACGCTGGCGGAACATTTGGCCCCGAAGCTCGGCTTGCCGCCCGGCGCCCGCATCCAGGAAAGCGACAGGATCCGCAAAGCGATGTTTGGGACCCCACCCCGCGAGAAGCTACCTCTTCAGGCTTATCAGCCGGAAGTCTCCGCCAGGGTTTATGGCGATCTTGTCAGACGCAGCATCGAGGCGGCGTCAGGTGGTGCGGCTGTCATCGTCAATGCCGTCTTCGACAGGCCCGAAGACCGCCAAATGATCGAACAGGCCGCGCTGGATCATGGCATTGTCCTGCACGGCTTCTGGCTGGATGTCGACAGGCAAACACTCATCAAACGCGTCAAGGTGCGCCCGAAGGGCGTATCGGATGCGGATCTGGACGTTCTTGAAAAGCAATTGTCCAAGGACATCGGCGAAATGGGCTGGACGCGCGTTGACGCGTCCCGCGCAATGGAGGATGTGGGCCGGGACATCCTCCGCTCCGTCACTGTCAGCGGATGTTGAAACGCACCGGTGCAGTGATCGTCTTGTTGGCACCGGGAGGTGGCGCCGGCACCGGCGACGCCCGACGCACCATGTCGAGCACCGCATTGTCGAGCGTCGGGTAACCAGAGGAACGCGAAAGGGAAACAGAAAGGACGTTGCCGGAATCGTCAATCCGGAAACGAACATAGACCGTCCCCTCTTCACGATTGGCACGCGCAGCGGAGGGGTAGCGTTTGCGACGCTCCAGATGCGACATCAGACGGGACTGCCAGCGTGCCGGACTGACATTGCTGCTCGCTCCAGCCGCGTTCGCTGAGGCAGCATTCCGGTTGGACTGTGTTACTTCCGCCTTGGCCTGACGGGCGGCCTGCGAGGCTGGCGCTTCGGCACGCTTGGGCCGTTGCTGGCGCTCAACCTTCTTCGGCTCAGGCTTCTTTTCAACGGTTGGCTTTGGAGGTGTCGGTCGCGCGGTCGGGATCGGCACTTCGACGTTTTCGAGAGCGGCCATCACCATCTGCTCGATCGGATCCACAGGTTCTGGCTGTGGCTCCGGCTGAACAACAGGTTCTGGAAGAGGCTCCGGTGTAGGCTCAGGTTCGATGATCGGTTCGGGTGGCACTTCCGCCACCTCGGGCTCGACAATCGGCTCCGCCACCGGTTCAATTGGCTCCGGAAGAGGCAGTTCTTCCGGTTCCGGTGGCAAAGGTTGCGGCTCCACAGATGCCGTCTGCACCTCCTCGGCATCAACCGTATCCGGAGCAATATCTGTCTCTTCAGTGTTGATTGCCTCGGGCACCGGCGCAAGCTCGATCATGATTGCCGGCGGTGAGCCACTGTCAGCCGCTTCCATCGCCGGCTCGCGCATCAGAAAGGCCACGGCCCCGGCATGGGCGGCAAAAACAAGAAAAGCGGCGCTCGTCCACAGTGCCCATTCGCCGACGACCCCAGCACGCGACCGGATAAGTCCGCCCTCTGTCATGGCTGCGGCTCCACAACCGCCTCCGCTGAGGTCTCCGTGCTGCCCTCGTCGGAGCCGGTAGCAACCGGGGTCGGCAAAGCCTCCAGACCAACCAGGGCGATCTTGAGATAGCCTGCATTGCGCAGAAGGTTCATGACCTCCATGAAGCTGCCGTAGTCGACCGCCTTGTCAGCCCGCAAGAAGATCCGGGCATCCTTGTTGCCGCCGGTCGCCCGCTCGACCTCGACGCCAAGCTGCTCGCGCGCCACTGGATCGTTGCCAATGGCGAGAGTCAGATCCGGTTTCAAGGTCACATAGACCGGCTCGTCCGGACGCTGCGCAGGCTCTGCCGATGAGGCCGGGAGGTCCACATTCACATCGACCGTCGACAACGGCGCTGCCACCATGAAGATGATGAGCAGAACAAGCATGACATCGATGAACGGCGTCACGTTGATCTCGTGGTTTTCTGGCAGATCGTCGCCCGAGTTTTCCCGAATGCCACCAGCCATCGTCTTTACTCCGCAGCAACAGGAGCAGTGTCACGCTGATGACGTTGCCCATTCTTGCGGAAATCGAGATCGCGACTGACAAGCCGTTCGATGCCGGCGCCCGCATCGGCAATCAACTGGCGATAGCCGGTCACGGAACGCGCAAACTGATTGTAGAAGATGACGGCTGGAATAGCGGCCACAAGGCCAATCGCGGTGGCAAGCAAAGCTTCCGCGATACCTGGCGCAACAACGGCAAGGTTGGTTGTCTGTGTTTCGGCGATGCCGATGAAGGAATTCATGATGCCCCAAACCGTACCGAACAGGCCGACAAAAGGCGCAGTCGAGCCAATGCTGGCCAAGACGCCCGTGCCCTTCGACATGTTGCGACCGGCAGCGGCCTCGATGCGACCGAGGGCTGAGGCAACACGTTCCTTGACACCGCTGCCGCCAGCCTGATCGATGGCGGCATCCGACATCGTCACTTCACGCTTCGCGGCGCGAACCATGGTGGCGACGACACCACCACGTTGGCCGAGCTGATCCATGACCTCATCCAGCGTCCGGGCCTTCACGACAGCACGCAGACCACGCTTTGCCCTGCCCCGCGCGCCAAAAAGATGCAGGGACTTGGCAAGCCAAACGGTCCAGGTCAGCACCGAGGCGACGGCAAGCGAGATCATGACCGCCTTCACCACCCAGTCAGCAGCCATATACATGCCATAGGGGGAAAGATCGTGTA from Peteryoungia desertarenae encodes the following:
- the purU gene encoding formyltetrahydrofolate deformylase, yielding MTSYVLTVSCKSTRGIVAAISGYLAEQGCNIVDSSQFDDLDTGKFFMRVSFISEKSATLDDLQTGFVPIATELGMDYELHDAAKRMKVLLMVSRFGHCLNDLLYRWKIGALPIEIVGVVSNHFDYQKVVVNHDIPFHHIKVTKENKPQAEAQLMELVEQTGAELIVLARYMQVLSDSLCQKMSGKIINIHHSFLPSFKGANPYKQAFERGVKLIGATAHYVTADLDEGPIIEQDTVRVTHAQSPEDYVSLGRDVESQVLARAIHAHIHHRTFINGNRTVVFPASPGSYASERMG
- a CDS encoding aminotransferase; this encodes MAADTLLNRTRLPRPDVSDQDAADVLREYFGLAGEIEELGSQQDRNFRITTETGRFVLKICQPEYGLAELEAQNAAMQHLSNRVADIRVPQPVPALSGQEIITVEINGQSYRARVLSYLDGEPLTQHKYLAPEVIAAFGELAAKTAKGLSDFRHPGLVREIQWDLRRAGPVALHLLKSISDQERRDTIAKAMIVTVKRLQPLTSQLRVQAVHHDITDDNIVSHHSEHGRLIPDSVIDFGDVMEGWLVAELAVTCAALLHHADGDPFVILPAVKAFHQHYPLTEPELKALWPLIVARAGILVASSEQQLSIDPDNDYVLGNAAHEREIFAVVTSVPFSLMETAILDAAGFELGPIETVISGPLLPSLAPSDIRLTDLSSTSAEFVEDNWADREIDWKALARAASDTGTASTRYGEYRLSYTRLRAPQPPATFALHVDICLIGGTEAIAPFDATVLRDGHHVILVGKDLSIHVDGIDCEIEEGGTVAAGDRLGQIAGPVGGIGGLRLQLCRDIDLVPPLFAKPQHAHVWQMLCPSPAVVLGFPVEAPAPETAALLAKRQQNFAASQKHYYGHPPQFERGWKEHMFSVEGRAYLDMVNNVTILGHGHPRLSAAIGRQWSMLNTNSRFHYAAVAEFSERLASLAPDGLDTVFLVNSGSEAVDLALRLAWAHTGHRNILSLLEAYHGWTVASDAVSTSIADNPNALETRPGWVRPVLSPNTYRGRFRGEDTTADYVAAVAQKLAEIEAVGEGLAGFIAESVYGNAGGIVLPKGYLSEVYARVRDRGGLCIADEVQIGYGRLGHHFWGFEHQGVIPDIITVAKGMGNGHPLGAVITRRDIADSLEREGYFFSSSGGSPVSSAVGMTVLDVMADEQLQENARTVGDHLKYRLEGLIDQFPIVGAVHGMGLYLGLEFVRNRQTLEPATQETTAICNRLLDLGVIMQPTGDHLNVLKIKPPLCLSIESADFFVDMLEKVLLEGW
- a CDS encoding DUF3307 domain-containing protein, which codes for MTEVSASHLTTLCVLIFILKQLLGDFFLQTRWMASGKESKTDWLLPLAAHAAIHAALTLSICLIFAPHLAWLAIVDFIVHFVIDRAKAVTKISYGLTADRRAYWWLFGTDQTLHHLTHLAFAATIAASLGKTVS
- a CDS encoding LysR family transcriptional regulator, whose product is MLPARRFLPSLSLLTAFEAAARTGSVTAAARELDLTQSAVSRQIKALEEQLGVTLFYRERQTIRLTVAGDSYAREIREALRRISNASLNLRANPQGGSLNLAILPTFGARWLAPRLGQFLVANPGITINLVTRLSPFDFRLDSIDAAIHFGEPVWPGAQLTFLMRETTIPACSPSFKAAHGIEKPEDMLRVPLLHLTTRPDAWEKWLRENRVPFESVHGMLFDQFATASQAAMGGLGVALLPVFLIQEEMRRGELVAAVDREIESDQRYYLAFPKDRAEYPPLVTFRTWLDSALTEARSTVP
- a CDS encoding NAD(P)/FAD-dependent oxidoreductase, which encodes MQNDPRSHGLWEKTAPPAPTTAVLEEAQSADVVIIGAGYTGLSCALHLAEAGSRVIVLEAKEIGFGGAGRNVGLINAGMWVMPDDLPGELGPVYGERLLELLGNGPSVVMELIERHQIACELERQGTLHCAVGDAGLKEIEARAEQWQRRGAPVEILDATETEGKIGTTAYRGALMDRRAGTLQPLAYVRGLAAAAIGAGATICTMSPVTGYDRTATGWRVTTPSGTVEADWIVVATDAYSHGPFAEVRQEQVHLPYFNLATAPLGDNLRKSILHERQGCWDTKEILSSFRMDHAGRLVFGSVGALRGTGHAVHTAWARRALRSIFPQLGEVAFESEWYGQIGMTTNALPRFHRFADNIIGFSGYNGRGIAPGTVFGKTIARHILGQIAEDELPLPLTDPKEPPFRSLKEAWYEAGSQIAHLAGARI
- the amaB gene encoding L-piperidine-6-carboxylate dehydrogenase, yielding MTLANLKLAPEVATLMAKFGVDAASLNGGSLAVRSPITGETIAKVSEISNTDATKALEAAHQAFLEWRLVPAPKRGELIRLLGEELRAAKDDLGRLVSLEVGKVTSEGLGEVQEMIDICDFAVGLSRQLYGLTIATERSEHRMMETWHPLGVTGIISAFNFPVAVWSWNAALAIVCGNPTVWKPSEKTPLTAIATQAIFEKALKRYVAEGGSAPSNLSTLLIGGRDIGEILVDHPKVALVSATGSTAMGRAVGPRVAARFGRSILELGGNNAAIVGPTADLDLTLRGVAFSAMGTAGQRCTSLRRLFVHESVYDALVPSLIKAYGSVKIGNPLEAGTLIGPLVDKGAFDRMQSALEAARAAGGKVAGGERVHDSELADAYYVRPALVEMPEQTGPVIEETFAPILYVMKYKDFDDALAMNNAVPQGLSSSVFTNDIREAEAFVSDRGSDCGIANVNIGPSGAEIGGAFGGEKETGGGRESGSDAWKAYMRRATNTINFGRTLPLAQGVKFDIG